From the Xenorhabdus ishibashii genome, one window contains:
- the uvrC gene encoding excinuclease ABC subunit UvrC, which yields MAELFNSKVFLKTVTSQPGVYRMYDITGTVIYVGKAKDLKKRLSSYFRVQVSSRKTESLVKNIVQIDVTVTHTETEALLLEHNYIKLYQPRYNVLLRDDKSYPYIFLSSDIHPRLTLYRGTKHAKGEYFGPFPNSHAIRDTLALLQKLFPIRQCEDSVYRNRSRPCLQYQIGRCLAPCVKGFVTDEEYQQQVEYVRLFLAGKDQQVLDKLVAKMEEASQQLKFEEAARYRDQIQAVRQVTERQFVSGKGDDLDVISVAFEAGMACVHVLFIRQGKILGSRSYYPKIPVDTTLDEVVQTFLGQFYLQGSQNRTLPSEILLDFALPEKELLEESLSEISGRKIYIQARPRGDRARYLKLARTNAATALITKLSQQSTIHQRLESLATFVDLEKIRRMECFDISHTMGEQTVASCVVFDANGPVRAEYRRYNITDITPGDDYAAMNQVLRRRYSKAIDQTKIPDIIFIDGGKGQLARAIEVFDSLEVEWNKKYPKLIGVAKGSDRKAGLETLFFEAEGEGIALPPDSPALHVIQHIRDESHKHAITGHRQRREKVKKTSTLESIDGIGPKRRQMLLKYMGGLQSLRNASVEEIAKVPSISYALAEKIYNALKH from the coding sequence GTGGCAGAACTATTTAATTCAAAGGTATTTTTAAAAACAGTTACCAGTCAGCCAGGCGTCTACCGCATGTATGATATCACTGGCACAGTGATCTATGTTGGTAAAGCCAAGGATCTAAAAAAACGGTTATCTAGCTACTTTCGGGTGCAGGTTAGTAGCCGCAAAACAGAATCATTAGTGAAAAACATCGTCCAGATAGATGTCACCGTTACCCATACAGAGACAGAGGCGCTTCTGCTCGAACATAACTACATCAAGCTGTATCAGCCTCGCTACAATGTATTACTGAGAGATGATAAATCTTATCCTTATATTTTCTTGAGTAGTGATATCCATCCCCGTTTAACCTTATATCGTGGAACCAAGCATGCAAAGGGAGAATATTTCGGCCCATTCCCCAATTCTCATGCAATACGCGATACTTTGGCTTTATTGCAGAAATTATTTCCTATTCGCCAATGTGAAGACAGCGTGTATCGCAATCGTTCTAGACCTTGTTTGCAATATCAGATTGGACGCTGCCTTGCCCCTTGTGTTAAGGGATTTGTAACGGATGAAGAATATCAGCAGCAAGTTGAATATGTCCGCTTGTTTTTGGCGGGGAAAGATCAGCAAGTATTGGATAAGCTGGTAGCAAAAATGGAAGAAGCAAGCCAACAGCTTAAATTTGAAGAAGCTGCTCGTTATCGCGACCAGATTCAGGCTGTGCGGCAAGTCACTGAACGACAATTTGTTTCCGGAAAAGGTGATGATCTCGATGTTATCAGTGTCGCTTTTGAGGCGGGGATGGCCTGTGTGCATGTTTTATTTATCCGTCAGGGTAAGATATTGGGCAGCCGAAGTTATTATCCAAAAATTCCAGTTGATACAACATTAGATGAAGTAGTGCAAACTTTCCTTGGTCAATTCTATCTCCAAGGAAGCCAAAACAGGACATTGCCGTCAGAAATTTTACTGGATTTCGCATTACCTGAAAAAGAGCTATTGGAAGAATCGCTTTCTGAAATATCGGGTAGAAAAATCTATATCCAAGCACGACCAAGAGGAGATAGGGCGCGTTATTTAAAATTGGCGCGTACCAATGCTGCAACAGCGTTGATTACCAAACTCTCCCAACAATCGACAATTCATCAGCGATTAGAATCACTGGCCACATTTGTCGATCTTGAAAAAATCCGACGTATGGAATGTTTCGACATCAGTCACACGATGGGAGAACAAACTGTTGCATCATGTGTTGTTTTTGATGCTAATGGTCCGGTTCGTGCAGAATATCGACGCTATAATATTACAGATATCACCCCAGGTGATGATTATGCTGCGATGAACCAAGTCTTGCGTCGTCGATATAGCAAAGCTATCGATCAGACAAAAATCCCGGACATTATTTTTATTGATGGTGGAAAAGGGCAGCTTGCACGTGCGATTGAAGTTTTCGATTCTTTAGAGGTTGAATGGAATAAAAAATATCCTAAGCTCATTGGTGTTGCGAAAGGCAGTGATCGTAAGGCTGGGTTAGAAACCCTATTTTTTGAAGCGGAAGGAGAAGGGATAGCACTTCCTCCTGATTCACCTGCGTTACATGTTATTCAACATATTCGTGATGAATCTCACAAACATGCCATTACAGGGCATCGTCAGCGTCGGGAAAAAGTGAAAAAGACCAGTACATTGGAGTCGATTGATGGTATTGGGCCAAAACGTAGACAAATGTTACTTAAATATATGGGTGGATTACAGTCTTTACGCAACGCAAGTGTAGAAGAGATCGCAAAAGTGCCTTCTATTTCTTATGCACTGGCAGAAAAAATCTATAATGCATTGAAACACTAG
- a CDS encoding GNAT family N-acetyltransferase, which translates to MEIIIRATEPEDAEHYQRIFSHPDVYSNTLQRPCPSHEMWRERLKLNKTQGHIDFVAEVNGKVVGTIALFTYANPRRRHAVGIGIGVDAAYFGKGVGSKLMAFTIDYVFNWLGCIRIELEVFTDNEKAIALYKKFGFEAEGIRRMQSFRDGQYCDVMGMALINSRFV; encoded by the coding sequence ATGGAAATTATAATAAGGGCAACTGAGCCAGAAGATGCTGAGCATTATCAACGAATCTTTAGTCACCCTGATGTTTACTCCAATACGTTACAACGACCATGTCCTTCGCATGAAATGTGGCGTGAACGTTTAAAATTAAATAAAACACAAGGGCATATTGATTTTGTGGCCGAAGTAAATGGCAAGGTCGTGGGTACAATAGCGTTATTTACCTATGCCAATCCGAGACGTAGACATGCCGTGGGAATTGGTATTGGTGTTGATGCGGCTTATTTTGGTAAGGGTGTTGGTTCAAAGTTGATGGCTTTTACCATTGACTATGTATTCAATTGGTTAGGCTGCATCAGAATTGAACTGGAAGTTTTTACTGATAATGAAAAAGCAATTGCTCTGTATAAAAAGTTTGGTTTTGAAGCTGAAGGCATACGGCGTATGCAGTCATTTAGAGATGGTCAATATTGTGATGTGATGGGAATGGCATTAATTAATAGTCGATTTGTATAA
- a CDS encoding tyrosine-type recombinase/integrase translates to MKLNARQIETAKPKEKTYKLADGGGLYLEVTTRGSKYWRMKYYRPTDKKEDRLAFGVYPAISLAGARTKRDDAKKLIAQGIDPKAEKKDAHAGAKGKHTFEKVARDWHASNKRWSEDHGNRILRSLEHYIFPHIGRLDISTLRTSQLLAPIKTVDADGKHDIAQRLQQRVTSIMRYAVQNDILDSNPANDMAGALSTVKSKHHPALPHERLPEFLSRLSRYRGRLITRIAVELTLLTFVRSSELRFARWEELDLENAVWKIPATRKAIKGVKFSERGMKMKTEHIVPLSRQAVILFKSLRELSGDCEVMFPNDHDPQKVMSESTVNNALRGMGYDTKTDVCGHGFRTMARGAMGESGLWNDDAIERQLSHVERKNVRAAYIHTSKHLDERRLMVQWWADYLDANREKHITPYDFAKKHRKK, encoded by the coding sequence ATGAAACTAAACGCACGACAAATCGAAACAGCAAAGCCCAAAGAAAAAACCTACAAACTCGCCGATGGCGGCGGTCTCTATTTAGAAGTTACGACACGCGGCTCGAAGTACTGGCGTATGAAGTACTACCGCCCCACCGATAAAAAAGAAGACCGACTGGCTTTCGGTGTCTATCCGGCCATCTCTTTAGCGGGTGCTCGTACCAAAAGAGACGACGCTAAGAAGTTGATTGCTCAGGGCATTGATCCCAAAGCCGAGAAAAAAGACGCACATGCAGGGGCAAAAGGAAAACATACCTTTGAAAAAGTCGCCCGTGACTGGCACGCCAGCAACAAACGTTGGAGCGAAGATCACGGCAACCGCATTCTACGCAGCCTTGAACATTATATATTCCCGCATATTGGCAGGCTTGATATTTCCACTTTACGGACAAGCCAACTGTTAGCGCCGATCAAAACCGTTGATGCTGATGGAAAACATGATATTGCCCAGCGATTACAGCAACGGGTGACATCTATCATGCGTTACGCTGTCCAGAACGATATTCTTGATTCCAATCCGGCTAACGATATGGCTGGCGCACTTTCCACTGTTAAATCTAAACATCACCCCGCCCTTCCCCACGAACGTTTACCTGAATTTTTAAGCCGACTTTCTCGCTATCGTGGACGCTTAATCACTCGTATCGCGGTGGAACTGACTTTATTAACATTTGTCCGTTCCAGTGAATTGAGATTTGCCCGTTGGGAAGAACTCGACCTTGAAAATGCTGTCTGGAAAATCCCTGCCACAAGAAAAGCCATTAAAGGCGTTAAATTCTCCGAACGGGGCATGAAAATGAAAACGGAGCATATTGTCCCTTTGAGTCGTCAGGCTGTCATTTTGTTCAAATCATTACGCGAACTGAGCGGTGACTGTGAAGTCATGTTCCCTAACGATCACGATCCACAAAAGGTCATGAGTGAAAGCACGGTTAATAACGCCTTGCGTGGCATGGGCTACGATACCAAAACCGATGTTTGCGGTCATGGATTCAGAACAATGGCGCGCGGGGCTATGGGTGAATCAGGATTATGGAATGATGATGCCATCGAACGCCAGTTAAGCCACGTTGAAAGAAAAAACGTCAGAGCTGCCTATATTCACACCTCTAAACATTTAGATGAGCGACGGTTGATGGTGCAATGGTGGGCTGATTATCTAGATGCCAACAGGGAAAAACATATCACACCGTATGATTTTGCTAAAAAACACCGGAAGAAGTGA
- the pgsA gene encoding CDP-diacylglycerol--glycerol-3-phosphate 3-phosphatidyltransferase, whose amino-acid sequence MQLNIPTWLTLFRIALIPFFVLAFYLPFQWAPMLCAIIFIIAAATDWFDGFLARLWKQTTRFGAFLDPVADKVMVAIALVLIAEHYHTWWITLPAATMIAREIIISSLREWMAELGKRSSVAVSWMGKIKTTAQMAALVALLWRPCIELEVGGFILLYAAAVLTFWSMFQYLSAAWNDLREG is encoded by the coding sequence ATGCAATTAAATATTCCAACATGGCTTACCCTATTTCGTATTGCCTTAATTCCATTCTTTGTTTTGGCATTTTACTTGCCATTCCAATGGGCACCGATGTTATGTGCCATTATCTTTATTATCGCTGCTGCAACAGACTGGTTTGATGGTTTTCTTGCCCGTTTGTGGAAACAGACGACGCGTTTTGGTGCATTTCTTGATCCGGTAGCGGATAAAGTTATGGTAGCTATTGCGCTGGTGCTGATTGCAGAACATTACCATACGTGGTGGATTACGTTACCTGCTGCGACGATGATTGCTCGTGAGATCATCATATCTTCTTTGCGTGAGTGGATGGCAGAATTGGGAAAACGCAGTAGTGTAGCCGTTTCTTGGATGGGAAAAATAAAAACTACAGCACAAATGGCGGCATTGGTTGCCTTATTGTGGCGTCCTTGCATTGAACTCGAAGTGGGAGGATTCATCCTATTATATGCTGCTGCGGTCTTGACGTTCTGGTCAATGTTTCAATATTTGAGCGCTGCATGGAATGATTTGCGTGAAGGTTGA
- a CDS encoding DMT family transporter, which yields MRTTPQLAIVLTLIATFFWGSNFQVTKFALTSLPPWTASVERFFYAVICIFIFLAWKEGIHSKVLKQNWRAFIVLGAIGVAGFNGAFFVGLQSSNPVTAALIVATTPISTNILESIVNRRLPGLMRVVGMVISLLGVALVITNGELILDGVNQVVTGDIIIFMGSLGWSIYTVGTRIFIKDATPLATTSWTMSFGAIILVFIAIFVESPMAALSSGTFESHLACFYIGIGGSTVAYLFWNMGVAIRGAGKTAVFFNFVPIFALMIQLMIGNIPSLSQMIGVVITIVGVFLGQGILRDVRLMIIDKNKN from the coding sequence ATGAGAACAACTCCACAGTTAGCGATTGTACTGACGTTAATTGCAACATTCTTTTGGGGATCAAATTTTCAGGTAACGAAATTTGCACTTACGAGTTTGCCACCGTGGACAGCTTCTGTTGAGCGTTTTTTCTATGCCGTTATCTGTATTTTTATTTTTTTGGCATGGAAAGAGGGAATTCATAGTAAAGTCTTGAAACAAAACTGGCGGGCATTTATTGTTCTTGGGGCAATTGGTGTAGCAGGATTTAATGGGGCATTTTTTGTCGGCCTGCAAAGTTCCAATCCGGTTACTGCTGCTTTGATTGTGGCAACGACGCCTATCTCTACCAATATTCTGGAATCTATTGTAAATCGTCGGTTACCTGGATTGATGCGAGTTGTTGGTATGGTGATCAGTTTGTTGGGAGTTGCTTTGGTTATTACCAATGGTGAATTGATTTTGGACGGTGTTAATCAGGTAGTAACCGGCGATATAATCATTTTTATGGGAAGTCTTGGTTGGTCAATCTACACAGTGGGAACACGGATATTTATCAAAGATGCGACGCCATTAGCGACTACGAGCTGGACGATGTCTTTTGGTGCGATCATATTAGTGTTTATTGCGATTTTTGTGGAATCACCAATGGCTGCATTATCTTCCGGAACATTTGAAAGCCATTTGGCCTGTTTCTATATAGGTATTGGTGGTTCCACTGTTGCCTATCTTTTTTGGAATATGGGTGTCGCTATTCGTGGGGCAGGGAAAACGGCGGTATTTTTTAACTTTGTTCCCATATTTGCACTCATGATACAGTTAATGATAGGAAATATACCCAGTTTGTCACAAATGATTGGTGTTGTTATCACTATTGTGGGTGTGTTCTTGGGGCAGGGAATATTGAGGGATGTCCGGCTCATGATCATTGATAAAAATAAAAACTAA
- a CDS encoding ISAs1 family transposase, with protein MSIFNFISKIDDPRSDINKKHELMDVIFLAFAAVLCGASGWKAIQEFGEIQIEWLKKYTRFTHGIPRRHCIANIIKMIEQDALVEAFYDWINQRRVKAGRSLIAIDGKTMRGTCKGTLFEALHVVSAYDVESGVALYHRVAESKGKEGPVARQLIELLALDGAVVTMDALHCQKETLELITQRGGDFIVGVKGNQKSLAEFVKSHFAAHYESHELVEFTEKSSGHGREEFRHVMQISATLSEEFQAKWPSIQSVIEVVSERSVKGHPPHRDSRWYVSSLPLDAELAATAIRKHWSVENELHWVLDVTFREDAISLKDPDGAAQMALFNRIALNVIKQNTSIKDSQAAKRRRAMWSAEFRSQLIFD; from the coding sequence ATGAGTATTTTTAACTTTATCAGTAAGATCGATGACCCGCGTTCTGATATCAATAAAAAGCATGAGTTAATGGATGTGATTTTTTTGGCTTTTGCAGCCGTGTTATGCGGGGCTTCTGGCTGGAAAGCGATTCAAGAGTTTGGTGAGATACAAATTGAGTGGCTTAAAAAATATACGCGCTTTACTCATGGCATTCCTCGTCGTCACTGTATTGCTAATATTATCAAAATGATAGAGCAGGATGCACTGGTTGAAGCCTTTTATGACTGGATCAACCAGCGCCGGGTCAAGGCAGGGAGAAGCCTTATCGCTATTGACGGAAAAACGATGAGAGGCACTTGCAAAGGCACCCTGTTTGAAGCCCTCCATGTGGTCAGTGCTTATGATGTCGAGTCCGGTGTTGCCCTATATCATCGGGTCGCAGAAAGTAAAGGGAAAGAAGGCCCAGTCGCAAGGCAACTCATTGAATTATTGGCGCTTGATGGGGCTGTAGTCACGATGGATGCCCTGCATTGTCAGAAAGAAACCCTTGAGTTAATTACCCAACGAGGCGGCGATTTTATTGTGGGTGTCAAAGGTAATCAAAAAAGTCTGGCTGAGTTTGTTAAATCCCATTTTGCTGCACATTATGAAAGTCATGAACTTGTTGAATTTACAGAAAAAAGCAGTGGTCATGGACGAGAGGAGTTCCGTCATGTTATGCAAATTAGTGCGACGTTGTCAGAAGAATTTCAGGCAAAATGGCCTTCAATACAATCGGTTATCGAAGTGGTCAGTGAACGAAGTGTGAAAGGCCACCCCCCTCACCGTGATTCACGCTGGTATGTCAGTTCACTCCCTTTAGATGCGGAGCTAGCGGCCACGGCAATAAGAAAGCATTGGTCGGTGGAAAATGAGCTGCACTGGGTTTTGGACGTCACTTTTCGGGAAGATGCAATCTCGCTGAAAGATCCTGATGGGGCGGCACAAATGGCCCTTTTTAATCGAATTGCATTAAATGTGATTAAACAAAATACCAGTATAAAGGACAGTCAGGCCGCTAAACGCCGAAGAGCAATGTGGTCAGCGGAATTCCGTAGTCAGCTTATATTTGATTAA
- the uvrY gene encoding UvrY/SirA/GacA family response regulator transcription factor, which translates to MINVLLVDDHELVRIGVRGILDDVKGIKVAGEASSGEDAVRWCRSNSTDVVIMDMGMPGIGGLEAAKKIIRYSPDTRVIMLTIHTESSLPTKVMQAGIRGYLSKAAAPQDMINAIRTVYAGQRYISPDIAQQMALNQLSPPKENPLDGLSKRELQIMTMITQGRKVNEISVLLNLSPKTVNSYRYRMFSKLNIKGDVELTHMAIRCGLLDAQNMVTHGG; encoded by the coding sequence TTGATTAATGTTTTATTAGTTGATGACCATGAACTGGTGCGCATTGGTGTGAGAGGCATCCTTGATGATGTAAAAGGGATAAAAGTCGCAGGAGAAGCCAGTAGTGGAGAAGATGCGGTCAGATGGTGTAGATCAAACAGCACGGATGTCGTCATAATGGATATGGGAATGCCCGGTATAGGAGGGTTGGAGGCAGCTAAGAAAATCATTCGTTATTCACCTGATACACGCGTGATTATGCTAACTATCCATACTGAAAGTTCTTTACCCACAAAAGTAATGCAAGCAGGGATTAGGGGATATTTGAGCAAGGCAGCAGCTCCTCAGGATATGATCAATGCAATTCGGACTGTTTATGCAGGCCAGCGTTACATTTCCCCGGACATAGCCCAGCAGATGGCTCTCAACCAGTTATCCCCACCAAAAGAAAACCCGTTGGACGGACTTTCAAAGCGGGAATTGCAGATCATGACAATGATAACTCAGGGACGTAAAGTTAATGAAATTTCTGTGTTGCTTAATCTGAGTCCAAAAACGGTGAATAGTTACCGCTATAGAATGTTCAGTAAACTAAATATCAAAGGTGATGTAGAATTGACCCATATGGCAATACGCTGTGGATTGCTTGATGCACAAAATATGGTAACTCACGGTGGATAA
- a CDS encoding DUF4440 domain-containing protein — translation MDQENVAIFELLKNLEVSLHSKKRNNTDWLNMILHDDFLEISKSGYVYTKKEVINALITETKTTFQLFSKDFFMNCLDKNIVLLTYQSYELDRTGNPFNQALRSSIWQLSSTDKWQLRFHQGTITPA, via the coding sequence ATGGATCAGGAAAATGTAGCCATTTTTGAATTACTCAAAAATCTTGAAGTGAGTCTTCACAGTAAAAAAAGAAATAATACCGATTGGCTGAATATGATATTACACGATGATTTTCTGGAAATTAGTAAATCAGGTTATGTTTATACTAAAAAAGAGGTGATTAATGCATTAATTACAGAAACAAAAACTACTTTTCAACTTTTCTCAAAAGATTTTTTTATGAATTGTCTTGATAAAAATATTGTATTACTGACTTATCAGTCTTATGAACTTGATCGAACTGGCAACCCATTCAATCAGGCACTTCGTTCATCAATTTGGCAATTATCTTCAACCGATAAATGGCAACTTAGATTTCATCAAGGTACGATCACGCCTGCTTAA
- a CDS encoding GFA family protein produces MNKGRCLCGAVGVKTKQYIEDINVCHCETCQKWSGGPFLSVDCKDDLKIEGAENISTYPSSEWAERAFCNRCGTHLFYHLHHPSTYYVPVALFDNSHLGKLSRQIYVDSKPAYYNFVEKTPMLTKEDILNLFK; encoded by the coding sequence ATGAATAAAGGTCGTTGTTTATGCGGTGCGGTGGGTGTAAAAACCAAACAATACATTGAAGATATTAATGTATGTCATTGTGAAACTTGTCAAAAATGGAGTGGTGGTCCATTTTTATCTGTAGACTGTAAGGATGATTTAAAAATAGAGGGAGCTGAAAATATTTCAACATATCCGTCATCCGAATGGGCAGAACGCGCTTTTTGTAATAGGTGCGGCACACACCTTTTTTACCATTTGCACCACCCAAGTACTTATTATGTTCCAGTTGCATTGTTTGATAATAGTCATTTAGGTAAATTATCTCGCCAAATTTATGTGGATAGCAAGCCTGCGTATTATAACTTTGTTGAAAAAACGCCTATGCTGACTAAAGAGGATATCCTTAACTTATTTAAATAA
- a CDS encoding leucyl aminopeptidase, which translates to MLIIDEKNKSIRNMFSNLFHHPSVNKKKENGEIINLLIGWDEQHKNIIENISSAATEFPLLETYLLPLDSTPSSILIEQIKKCDIFMFFYLSSTLKPFTPSGPQFLSPIRQVMQENWRKSIIFKDYGEHFYEAFSEQIEIISNRNQSLINLAMASKQIIFEQGNDCILTATISENQSWTSIDGKDSYDITPGEIATKLHNLEGCITFSGTFLSTIPFAIKYGVVKDFFKIKVKNSQVIDFTCHDPIFSQDFDKYLSANPSNSVIEEFGIGTNYGVKRLYGLNAGFEERHPGLHLGLGGGAMGSHHLDLIFQGGKLFFDKKNFFNNKLFNI; encoded by the coding sequence ATGTTAATCATTGATGAAAAAAACAAAAGTATAAGAAACATGTTTTCTAACTTGTTTCATCATCCTTCAGTCAATAAAAAGAAAGAAAATGGAGAGATCATTAACTTATTAATTGGATGGGATGAGCAACATAAGAATATTATTGAAAATATTTCAAGTGCCGCGACAGAATTCCCTTTATTGGAAACTTACTTACTGCCTCTCGATTCTACCCCCTCATCAATTTTAATTGAACAAATTAAAAAATGTGATATTTTCATGTTTTTTTATCTTTCATCAACATTAAAGCCTTTTACACCATCTGGGCCTCAGTTTTTGTCTCCCATAAGGCAAGTCATGCAAGAAAATTGGAGAAAATCAATTATCTTTAAGGATTATGGTGAACATTTTTATGAAGCTTTCTCTGAGCAAATAGAAATAATAAGTAATAGAAACCAATCCCTCATAAATCTTGCTATGGCAAGTAAACAAATTATCTTTGAACAAGGGAATGATTGCATTCTTACCGCAACAATTAGCGAAAACCAATCATGGACATCAATTGATGGTAAAGATAGTTATGATATCACTCCTGGTGAAATAGCAACAAAACTGCACAATCTAGAAGGATGTATCACTTTTAGTGGTACTTTTCTCAGTACTATCCCTTTTGCTATTAAATATGGTGTCGTAAAAGATTTTTTCAAAATAAAAGTAAAAAATAGCCAAGTCATTGACTTTACATGCCATGACCCTATTTTCTCCCAAGATTTTGACAAATATTTATCCGCAAATCCAAGCAATAGTGTAATTGAAGAATTTGGTATTGGGACAAACTATGGTGTTAAAAGGTTGTACGGCTTAAACGCTGGTTTTGAAGAGCGGCATCCTGGCTTGCATCTTGGATTAGGTGGTGGTGCAATGGGTAGCCACCATTTAGATCTTATTTTTCAAGGAGGAAAACTATTCTTTGATAAGAAAAATTTTTTTAATAATAAATTATTTAATATTTAG
- a CDS encoding LysR family transcriptional regulator, which produces MKYLDDIGNQIFINGKQIVQSLIWDDIRIFLAVARTSTISKAAELLGIGVATVSRKIERLENTFGMPLFLRHQTGYQLTEYGAELLEKAKAMEIAANSFLFETDLRATIAGNVRLATLETLSNHLIMSNLPALQKNYPNLTLEITTDNYPVNLHRRDADLALRIIRPEKGHVNVRQLGTLGFGLYGSKTYLATCPPGIFRGEYNDANFIGWASEYSQLPSVNWLRQALQGRSLSVATTSICSQIAAANAGLGLAVLPHIAANDAGLICILPDLGIDRPIWLVIQSDLAHSPRIRKVADFLADVVFQN; this is translated from the coding sequence TTGAAATATTTAGACGATATTGGTAATCAAATTTTCATAAACGGAAAACAAATTGTGCAATCACTTATTTGGGATGATATTCGAATATTCTTGGCAGTCGCACGAACAAGTACGATTAGTAAAGCGGCCGAGCTTCTTGGTATTGGTGTAGCAACGGTATCGAGAAAAATCGAACGTTTGGAAAATACCTTTGGCATGCCCTTATTTTTACGGCACCAAACAGGTTATCAACTAACAGAATATGGCGCAGAACTATTGGAAAAAGCCAAAGCCATGGAAATAGCCGCAAATTCATTTTTGTTTGAAACCGATCTGCGGGCAACTATTGCGGGAAATGTACGTCTTGCCACACTCGAAACATTATCCAATCATTTAATTATGTCAAACTTGCCGGCCTTACAAAAAAACTATCCAAATCTGACATTAGAAATCACAACAGATAACTACCCTGTAAACCTTCACCGCCGTGATGCTGACTTAGCACTTCGTATCATCAGACCTGAGAAAGGTCATGTTAATGTCCGGCAACTTGGAACTCTGGGATTTGGCCTTTATGGAAGTAAAACCTACTTAGCTACTTGCCCCCCTGGTATATTTAGAGGTGAATACAACGACGCCAATTTTATTGGCTGGGCAAGTGAATATTCGCAACTTCCTTCCGTTAACTGGCTTAGACAAGCCTTACAAGGGCGTTCACTTTCTGTCGCAACAACTTCGATTTGTTCTCAAATTGCGGCAGCAAATGCGGGTTTGGGATTAGCCGTGTTGCCCCATATTGCGGCCAATGACGCAGGGCTTATTTGTATTTTGCCCGATTTAGGTATAGATAGACCCATCTGGCTTGTTATTCAATCTGATTTGGCTCACTCTCCCAGGATACGAAAAGTGGCAGATTTTTTGGCAGATGTGGTTTTTCAAAATTAG